A part of Gossypium hirsutum isolate 1008001.06 chromosome A07, Gossypium_hirsutum_v2.1, whole genome shotgun sequence genomic DNA contains:
- the LOC107954039 gene encoding transcription initiation factor TFIID subunit 6, producing the protein MSIVPKETIEVIAQSIGINNLSDDAALSLAPDVEYRMREIMQEAIKCMRHSRRTILTTDDVDGALNLRNVEPVYGFTSGGPLQFKRAIGHRDLFYIDDRDVDLKDVIEAPLPKAPLDTGVVCHWLAIEGVQPAIPENAPVGAIAAPSNGTTYEQKEELPVDIKLPVKHVLSRELQLYFDKITELTLRKSDSTLFKEALVSLATDSGLHPLVPYFTYFISDEVSRGLNDYSLLFALMRVVWSLLQNPHIHIEPYLHQLMPSVVTCLVSKKLGNRIADNHWELRDFTAKLVASICKRFGHVYNTLQTRLTKTLLNALLDPKRALTQHYGAVQGLAALGPNVVCLLILPNLEPYLRLLEPELLLEKQKNEMKRYEAWRIYGVLLRAAGQSIFERLKNFPPLPSTPAHAIWKSKEKVVTEAPNKRKASTEPMEHEPALKKIVTDGPTTVSANSSPSPMQVETVTTLTSPGQYEAGQPSSSEKMPNRVGKDGKILKKSVILNQIWKDDLNSGRTLVTLFELFGESILSFIPSPEMSLFI; encoded by the exons atgagcaTAGTGCCGAAGGAGACGATCGAAGTGATAGCTCAAAGCATAGGCATAAACAATTTGTCAGATGATGCTGCTCTTTCTCTTGCTCCCGATGTTGAGTATCGCATGCGCGAGATCATGCAG GAGGCGATTAAATGTATGCGTCACTCAAGGAGGACTATATTGACTACAGATGATGTTGATGGTGCACTTAACTTAAGAAATGTTGAG CCTGTATATGGCTTTACATCTGGAGGTCCTTTGCAGTTCAAAAGGGCTATTGGGCATAGGGATTTGTTTTACATTGATGATAGGGATGTGGATTTGAAAGAT GTTATTGAAGCTCCTTTACCAAAAGCACCGCTTGATACTGGAGTTGTTTGTCACTGGCTTGCCATTGAGGGAGTACAACCTGCTATTCCAGAAAATGCACCTGTGGGAG CAATTGCTGCTCCTTCTAATGGCACTACTTACGAACAAAAGGAGGAGCTCCCTGTTGACATTAAATTACCTGTTAAGCATGTTCTATCTAGGGAGCTTCAG CTCTATTTTGATAAGATCACGGAGCTAACTTTGAGAAAGTCTGATTCAACACTGTTTAAAGAAGCATTAGTGAGTTTGGCTACAGATTCAGGACTTCATCCATTAGTTCCTTATTTCACTTACTTTATATCTGATGAG GTTTCTCGTGGTTTAAATGATTACTCTCTTCTATTTGCTTTAATGCGTGTTGTTTGGAGTCTTCTCCAAAATCCTCACATCCACATAGAACCTTAT CTGCACCAATTGATGCCATCTGTAGTGACCTGCCTTGTTTCTAAAAAATTAGGGAACAGGATTGCTGACAATCACTGGGAACTTAGAGATTTTACTGCAAAGTTAGTTGCTTCTATATGCAAAAG ATTTGGCCATGTTTATAACACTCTTCAGACGCGTCTTACAAAAACTTTGCTCAATGCACTTCTGGACCCAAAACGGGCATTGACCCAACACTATGGTGCAGTTCAAGGGTTGGCTGCCTTAGGACCAAATGTG GTTTGTCTCCTTATTCTACCAAATCTTGAGCCATACCTTCGACTCCTTGAACCAGAGTTGTTACTAGAGAAGCAAAAGAATGAGATGAAGAGATATGAAGCTTGGCGGATTTATGGTGTCTTGCTG CGTGCAGCGGGTCAAAGCATATTTGAGCGCCTCAAAAATTTTCCACCTTTACCATCAACTCCAGCCCATGCTATCTGGAAGTCCAAAGAAAAAGTTGTTACTGAAGCGCCAA ATAAACGCAAGGCGAGCACAGAGCCCATGGAACACGAACCAGCCTTGAAGAAAATAGTAACTGATGGCCCCACCACGGTTTCAGCCAACTCCTCACCATCTCCCATGCAAGTTGAAACGGTGACAACACTTACTTCACCAGGTCAATACGAAGCAGGCCAGCCATCATCATCTGAAAAGATGCCCAATAGAGTTGGAAAAGACGGTAAAATATTGAAGAAATCAGtcatccttaatcaaatttgGAAGGATGACTTGAATTCTGGACGTACATTGGTAACGTTGTTCGAACTGTTTGGTGAAAGCATTCTCTCCTTCATTCCATCTCCTGAGATGTCTTTGTTTATATAA
- the LOC121232142 gene encoding glycine-rich protein: MSSKAFLFLALIAAFVLLISSEVAATRSSLENNNGEAGKETTGVDDGKYGGGYGDHGRHGGYGRGPGGRRGGYGGYRGRGGYGGRCAFGCCRSDYYGRGCRRCCSYPGQAVDAETRP, encoded by the exons ATGAGTTCTAAGGCTTTCCTTTTCCTTGCTCTTATAGCTGCATTTGTTCTTCTCATCTCTTCGGAGGTGGCTGCCACTCGAAGTTCCTTGGAAAATAACAATG GTGAGGCGGGTAAAGAAACAACTGGGGTAGATGATGGTAAATATGGTGGCGGATATGGAGACCATGGCAGACACGGTGGTTACGGAAGAGGACCCGGAGGGAGGCGGGGTGGTTACGGTGGATACCGTGGACGTGGAGGGTATGGTGGACGATGTGCTTTTGGTTGTTGTCGTTCTGATTATTACGGAAGAGGTTGCCGACGGTGCTGCTCTTATCCGGGTCAGGCGGTCGATGCTGAAACTCGACCCTAG